From a single Bacillus gobiensis genomic region:
- a CDS encoding DHH family phosphoesterase has product MKSEVIKTISLYDTIIIHRHVRPDPDAYGSQCGLAELLKQSYPHKKIYVAGTPEPSLSFLYPMDEIEDEIYKGALVIVCDTANQARICDSRFGKGDKLIKIDHHPNEDPYGDLLWVDTEASSVSEMIYELYLEGKNAGWEISTKAAELIYAGIVGDTGRFLFPNTTKKTLKYAGELIEYPFSSTVLFDQLYETKLQVVKLNGYIYQHVELSEAGVASVIIKKDILEKYKVTATEASQLVGTLGSISGIKAWVFFVEEENQIRVRFRSKGPVINEIAKKYKGGGHPLAAGASISEWSTVSEIIDDLEELCKAF; this is encoded by the coding sequence ATGAAAAGTGAAGTAATAAAAACGATATCATTATATGACACAATAATAATACATAGACATGTAAGGCCAGATCCGGATGCTTATGGTTCCCAGTGCGGGCTTGCGGAACTATTGAAGCAATCGTATCCGCATAAAAAAATTTATGTGGCTGGAACTCCTGAGCCTTCCCTTTCCTTTTTATATCCGATGGATGAAATCGAAGATGAGATTTATAAAGGAGCGCTCGTCATTGTTTGTGATACCGCGAACCAAGCGCGGATTTGCGATTCCCGCTTTGGGAAAGGCGATAAGCTTATTAAAATTGACCACCACCCAAATGAAGACCCTTACGGGGACCTTTTATGGGTAGATACCGAAGCAAGTTCTGTTAGTGAGATGATCTATGAGCTTTACCTTGAAGGAAAAAATGCAGGCTGGGAAATCTCCACGAAAGCCGCTGAGCTGATTTATGCCGGAATCGTCGGAGATACCGGACGTTTTCTTTTTCCAAATACAACGAAAAAGACATTAAAATATGCGGGGGAGCTGATCGAATATCCATTTTCTTCTACAGTGCTGTTCGATCAATTATATGAAACGAAACTGCAAGTGGTTAAACTCAATGGTTACATTTATCAGCATGTTGAATTATCTGAAGCCGGAGTCGCTTCCGTCATTATCAAAAAAGATATTTTGGAGAAATACAAAGTTACCGCAACTGAGGCTTCTCAGCTGGTAGGGACACTCGGAAGCATATCAGGCATTAAAGCGTGGGTATTCTTTGTTGAAGAAGAAAATCAAATCAGAGTAAGATTCAGATCGAAAGGGCCAGTCATTAATGAAATCGCTAAAAAATATAAGGGCGGCGGTCATCCGTTAGCCGCCGGAGCATCGATTTCAGAATGGAGCACTGTCAGTGAAATTATTGACGACCTGGAAGAGCTGTGCAAAGCATTCTAA
- a CDS encoding YtpI family protein has protein sequence MLVLTLIICLFAFAYLFYKVRAIRAKRSIEKDVLNSKSSMSLGLFIVSFGLNQLLLNRSTLAVVIGILFILVGAGSVWAGYKAYRYYSPIFEKELQRENHHA, from the coding sequence ATGCTTGTTCTTACGTTAATCATTTGTCTTTTTGCCTTTGCCTACTTATTTTATAAAGTGCGGGCCATCCGTGCGAAACGTTCGATTGAAAAAGACGTTTTAAATTCGAAATCAAGCATGTCACTAGGTCTGTTTATCGTCTCTTTCGGCCTGAATCAGCTTCTATTAAACCGATCTACTTTGGCCGTAGTCATCGGAATCTTGTTTATTTTGGTCGGTGCCGGCAGTGTTTGGGCTGGCTATAAAGCATACAGGTATTACAGCCCTATTTTTGAAAAAGAATTGCAAAGAGAGAACCATCATGCATGA
- a CDS encoding DRTGG domain-containing protein gives MTTKHEQILTFIDSLPVGEKISVRRIAKEMKVSEGTAYRAIKDAENKGFVSTIERVGTIRIEKKKKENIEKLTYAEVVNVIDGQVLGGKSGLHKTLNKFVIGAMEIDAMMRYTGAGNLLIVGNRTDAHRHALAAGAAVLVTGGFDTEEEIIRLADQHELPVISTSYDTFTVAAMINRAIYDQLIKKEIVMVEDILTPLERTVYLSPTDKLEKWYEKNSETSHGRFPVIDKQMRIHGILTSKDIAGFDKNVLVEKVMTKKPITVIGKTSVASAAQLMVWEGIEVLPVINDHQKLIGMISRQDVLKALQMIQKQPQVGEKLDDIVAGGFKETEESKDTSGARYQYEVAPQMTNQLGTISYGVFTTILTEAANRYLRSRKKGEVVIENITIFFLKPVQMEAVIEIEPKILEVGRKFGKLDVEVFHQGNIVGKAMMMVQLMERS, from the coding sequence TTGACAACCAAACACGAACAGATTTTGACATTTATTGACTCTTTGCCAGTGGGAGAAAAGATCTCGGTCAGAAGAATTGCCAAAGAGATGAAAGTAAGTGAAGGCACAGCCTATCGCGCCATTAAAGATGCAGAAAACAAAGGGTTCGTCAGTACAATTGAAAGAGTCGGCACGATTAGAATAGAAAAAAAGAAAAAAGAAAATATTGAAAAATTAACGTATGCAGAAGTCGTTAACGTAATAGATGGACAAGTCCTCGGAGGGAAATCAGGACTTCATAAGACATTGAATAAATTTGTCATTGGGGCAATGGAAATAGATGCAATGATGAGATATACAGGAGCCGGAAACTTGCTGATTGTCGGCAACAGGACTGACGCGCATCGTCATGCTCTGGCGGCTGGCGCAGCGGTGCTTGTGACCGGCGGTTTTGATACGGAGGAAGAGATTATCCGCTTGGCTGATCAGCATGAATTGCCGGTTATCTCGACAAGTTATGATACCTTTACAGTAGCTGCTATGATCAATCGTGCGATTTACGATCAGCTCATAAAAAAAGAGATAGTGATGGTGGAGGATATTTTAACCCCTTTGGAGCGGACAGTCTATCTTTCGCCGACAGACAAGCTGGAGAAATGGTATGAAAAGAATTCGGAAACAAGTCACGGCAGATTTCCCGTTATAGATAAACAGATGCGGATCCATGGAATTTTAACTTCGAAGGACATTGCAGGCTTTGATAAAAATGTCTTGGTTGAAAAAGTGATGACAAAAAAACCAATAACAGTGATCGGAAAAACCTCGGTCGCTTCTGCTGCCCAGCTAATGGTGTGGGAAGGGATCGAAGTATTGCCGGTTATTAACGATCATCAAAAGCTCATCGGAATGATTAGCAGACAGGATGTATTAAAGGCTCTGCAAATGATTCAAAAGCAGCCCCAGGTTGGAGAGAAGCTTGATGACATCGTAGCAGGAGGATTCAAAGAAACTGAAGAAAGCAAGGATACGAGTGGGGCCCGTTATCAGTATGAAGTTGCCCCGCAAATGACAAATCAGCTTGGCACCATTTCTTATGGGGTATTTACGACGATTTTGACCGAGGCCGCCAACCGATATTTGCGATCAAGAAAAAAAGGCGAGGTTGTGATTGAAAATATTACGATCTTTTTTCTAAAGCCTGTTCAAATGGAGGCCGTGATTGAAATCGAACCGAAAATACTTGAAGTCGGCAGGAAGTTCGGAAAATTGGACGTCGAAGTGTTTCATCAGGGAAACATTGTCGGCAAAGCTATGATGATGGTACAGCTCATGGAAAGAAGCTAA
- a CDS encoding metal-dependent hydrolase, whose amino-acid sequence MKVSFHGHSVVAVETKSHRIIIDPFLTGNNLTDLKPDDVKADVILLTHGHNDHVGDTELIAKNNDALVIAPNELAVYLGWKGIKVHPLHIGGGREFDFGKVKLTQAFHGSAVTDEENKEIIYTGMPAGILLTVDDKTVYHAGDTGLFSDLKLIGELNSIDLAFLPIGDNFTMGPDDAKIAAEWVRAKRVVPIHYNTFPPIKQDPYAFAESLPGGVGKVMEVGDSIEL is encoded by the coding sequence TTGAAAGTATCATTTCATGGCCATTCAGTAGTTGCAGTGGAAACAAAAAGCCACCGAATTATCATTGATCCTTTTTTAACTGGGAATAATTTGACGGATTTAAAACCAGACGATGTCAAGGCGGATGTCATTTTACTTACACACGGACATAATGACCATGTGGGGGACACGGAGTTAATTGCCAAGAATAATGATGCGCTTGTCATTGCTCCAAATGAGCTTGCAGTTTATTTGGGATGGAAAGGCATAAAGGTTCACCCGCTCCATATTGGCGGAGGAAGAGAATTCGATTTCGGCAAAGTCAAATTAACGCAAGCGTTTCATGGTTCTGCTGTGACGGATGAGGAAAATAAAGAAATTATTTATACTGGCATGCCAGCAGGGATCTTGCTGACGGTCGATGATAAAACGGTTTACCATGCAGGTGATACTGGACTCTTTTCTGATCTAAAGCTGATTGGCGAGCTCAACTCAATTGACCTTGCCTTTTTACCGATCGGAGATAATTTTACGATGGGTCCTGATGATGCGAAAATTGCAGCTGAATGGGTTAGAGCAAAAAGAGTGGTTCCGATTCATTATAATACGTTTCCGCCGATCAAACAGGATCCTTATGCCTTTGCCGAAAGCCTGCCCGGCGGTGTAGGAAAGGTAATGGAAGTCGGAGATTCAATCGAATTGTAA
- a CDS encoding SDR family oxidoreductase codes for MRRHALITAGSKGLGRKVTEALLEKGYSVTVNYRQDEEAVNQLKKQFSQYLDRLQFIKGDATQKDDMRQLVQKALTQFGRVDFLINNAGPYIFQRKKLADYTDEEWYEMMEGNLSAVFHLFKAVIPAMRSQRFGRIITYGFQGAGHASGWLHRSAYGAAKTGLVSLTKSIAIEEADAGITANMVCPGDIVGKMKEASIDYARSVEENKTPIGRSGTGQDIARIITFLCEKDSDMITGAVIEAAGGLDVLRASSSR; via the coding sequence ATGAGAAGGCATGCTTTGATAACCGCTGGATCAAAGGGGTTAGGCAGGAAAGTGACAGAAGCTTTGCTTGAAAAAGGCTATTCAGTAACAGTCAATTACAGACAGGACGAAGAAGCCGTTAACCAGTTGAAAAAGCAGTTTAGCCAGTACCTTGATCGATTGCAATTTATCAAAGGGGATGCCACACAAAAGGATGACATGCGCCAATTGGTTCAAAAAGCCTTAACCCAATTTGGCAGAGTGGACTTTCTAATAAACAATGCAGGTCCTTATATTTTTCAAAGAAAGAAACTTGCAGACTATACAGACGAAGAATGGTATGAAATGATGGAAGGCAATTTAAGCGCTGTCTTTCACTTGTTCAAGGCGGTCATTCCCGCCATGAGGAGCCAGAGGTTTGGCAGAATCATTACATATGGCTTTCAAGGAGCCGGCCATGCGTCCGGTTGGCTTCACCGTTCCGCGTATGGAGCTGCAAAAACCGGGTTAGTATCACTGACCAAATCAATTGCCATCGAGGAAGCTGATGCAGGCATTACCGCCAATATGGTTTGTCCCGGTGATATCGTTGGCAAAATGAAAGAAGCATCGATTGATTATGCACGTTCTGTAGAGGAAAACAAAACTCCGATTGGCCGCTCAGGTACAGGGCAAGACATAGCAAGAATTATTACGTTTCTTTGTGAGAAAGATTCGGATATGATAACCGGAGCTGTGATTGAGGCTGCAGGAGGACTGGATGTTTTACGAGCTTCCTCGAGCCGTTAA